In a genomic window of Bacteroidales bacterium:
- a CDS encoding TonB-dependent receptor, translating into MKGKFFFSFFLLFPVVLTAQIKSSYPVQKDITGVVWEVSTNDTIGASIPLATVQLLNFKDSSLVKGIAADLDGKFVFQTVPQNNYLLAVSFVGYNTRYIYVPDSLFRLPKEINLGKILLKEQSFMLSEAVILGQAPEVVVKEDTLEYNPVAFKMEDGAVVEDLLKRMPGMEVDPDGNVTSAGKEIKRIFVNGKEFFGNDPKMATKNLTIDVIEKVQVIEKKSDMAILTGVDDGETETIINLTIKESRNKGWMGNISAGMGALVDNRNNEEPRYNTRTMVNRFVGDNQTSIVINANNLGRGGNGIAKTNSFGINTSNKLNDQLKFNGNVRYNYNENLLKQHSFRTNLLIDSVSYRKNSSRNQNYTHNLTFNGKLEYQPDSLLTVVFSPRISYNHAVTNNLTNQSTMAGNADSTLVNQSEGSTRRETDGLTLGGELTVTRLFSKKGRRLSLRLNGNLNHNQGDGSNLSTSLFFLQQNRNKYLDQESETSSKSNSYSIRASYVEPLREHMTLQVYYDFRKNDTRNIKKTYDYDSINYVHSILNHDYSKSLSNAFITQTIGINLNGQHEKYYYNLGVNIIPSNTQSTNFIKEGASNGSDSTLNRIPKRKVVNYSPLLNLTYRFNRQTNLRFTYRGNTTQPSVTQLDPTPNNTNPLNLRTGNPDLLPSFTNSMSLRLNMNNREKQRSLTASVDYSFTRNQIINFTSYEEETGIQHTKPINENGSWNTSG; encoded by the coding sequence ATGAAAGGGAAATTCTTTTTTTCTTTTTTTCTTTTATTTCCGGTTGTTCTTACAGCGCAAATCAAAAGTAGCTATCCTGTACAGAAGGATATTACAGGCGTGGTGTGGGAAGTATCCACAAATGACACCATTGGCGCTTCCATACCTTTAGCTACCGTACAACTGCTAAATTTCAAAGATAGTTCGCTTGTGAAAGGAATTGCTGCCGACCTGGACGGAAAATTCGTGTTTCAAACTGTTCCGCAGAATAACTATCTTCTTGCTGTATCATTCGTCGGTTACAATACCAGGTATATTTATGTTCCCGACAGCCTATTCAGATTACCCAAAGAAATCAACCTGGGAAAGATACTCTTGAAAGAGCAGTCTTTCATGCTTTCTGAGGCTGTCATACTGGGGCAGGCTCCTGAGGTCGTCGTGAAGGAAGATACCCTGGAGTATAATCCTGTTGCTTTTAAGATGGAAGATGGCGCAGTGGTGGAAGATTTACTGAAACGTATGCCGGGAATGGAAGTCGATCCTGATGGTAACGTTACATCGGCCGGGAAGGAGATAAAACGGATATTTGTGAATGGGAAAGAGTTTTTTGGAAATGATCCCAAAATGGCTACCAAGAACCTGACCATAGATGTGATCGAGAAGGTACAGGTTATAGAAAAGAAATCGGATATGGCCATCCTGACAGGTGTGGATGACGGAGAGACGGAAACCATTATTAACCTGACAATCAAAGAAAGCCGGAATAAGGGGTGGATGGGTAATATTTCCGCCGGTATGGGAGCATTGGTAGATAACCGGAACAATGAGGAACCTCGATACAATACAAGGACAATGGTCAACCGGTTTGTAGGCGATAATCAGACCTCCATTGTGATCAATGCCAATAATCTTGGGCGTGGAGGAAATGGGATTGCTAAAACCAATTCTTTTGGGATAAACACTTCCAACAAATTAAATGATCAGTTGAAATTCAATGGGAATGTCCGGTATAATTATAACGAAAATCTATTGAAGCAGCATAGTTTCCGGACAAATTTATTGATAGATAGTGTATCTTATCGTAAAAATAGTTCCAGAAACCAAAATTATACGCATAATCTGACCTTCAATGGGAAACTGGAGTACCAACCGGACAGTTTACTCACAGTAGTTTTTTCTCCCCGTATCTCCTACAATCACGCTGTAACGAACAATCTAACCAATCAGTCTACGATGGCAGGCAATGCCGACTCTACTCTCGTCAATCAAAGTGAAGGAAGTACAAGGAGAGAGACAGACGGGCTGACGTTGGGAGGAGAACTGACGGTAACCCGTCTTTTCTCTAAAAAAGGCCGGCGATTGAGCCTGAGACTGAATGGAAACCTGAACCACAATCAGGGCGACGGTTCCAACCTTTCCACCAGTTTGTTTTTTTTACAACAAAACAGGAATAAATATTTAGACCAGGAATCGGAAACCTCTTCCAAATCCAATTCATACAGTATCAGGGCCAGTTATGTAGAACCTCTCAGGGAGCATATGACGCTGCAGGTATATTATGATTTCCGGAAGAATGATACCAGGAATATCAAAAAAACATATGATTATGATTCGATAAATTATGTTCATTCCATCTTGAATCATGACTACAGCAAGAGTTTGTCCAATGCTTTTATCACCCAGACAATAGGAATCAACCTGAATGGCCAGCATGAAAAATATTATTATAATCTGGGGGTGAATATTATACCTTCGAATACCCAAAGTACCAATTTTATTAAAGAAGGCGCTTCCAACGGAAGCGATTCGACACTTAATAGAATACCTAAACGGAAAGTCGTAAATTATTCTCCGTTGCTCAACCTCACTTATCGTTTTAACCGGCAGACCAATCTCCGCTTCACATATCGCGGAAATACCACGCAGCCTAGTGTCACCCAACTGGATCCTACCCCCAATAATACCAATCCATTGAATCTTCGTACGGGGAATCCTGATCTATTGCCGTCTTTTACTAATTCCATGTCGTTGCGTCTCAATATGAATAATAGGGAGAAACAGCGTTCATTAACGGCATCCGTGGACTATTCCTTTACACGCAACCAGATCATTAATTTTACTTCATATGAAGAGGAAACAGGGATACAACATACCAAACCCATCAATGAAAACGGATCATGGAATACTTCGGGG
- a CDS encoding glycoside hydrolase family 88 protein: MKKIILSLFMFGLLFSVGAQITDTKKLFNKKYIKEIMVKTADWQLKHPKHEPRDWTNGAFYAGVYAAWETTKSKDIYNAMMDMGNKVNWTPYRRWYHADDVAICQTYIDLYRKEKRQEMLQPTIDTIAKFIANPYPVKRIEVIKWWWCDALFMGPPVLIKLGVTTGNEEYFKKNDEYYKECYELLYNKEEKLFARDLNYVIKNDGKDRWEANGKKIFWSRGNGWVMGGLVRILKELPADYPERPFYENLFKEMAGKIASVQQADGLWRASLLDPDSYPGGEVSGSGFFCYALAWGINNKLLDKKTYLPVVEKAWIALNGCVNEEGRVGWVQPIGADPRKNFNADSWEVYGTGAFLLAGSEVIKLKR, translated from the coding sequence ATGAAAAAAATCATTCTTTCCTTATTTATGTTTGGCTTGTTGTTTTCCGTTGGTGCACAAATCACGGATACCAAAAAGCTATTCAACAAAAAGTACATCAAAGAAATCATGGTTAAGACTGCCGACTGGCAGTTGAAACATCCCAAACATGAACCCCGCGACTGGACCAACGGTGCTTTTTATGCCGGAGTATACGCTGCCTGGGAAACGACTAAATCGAAAGATATTTACAACGCTATGATGGATATGGGTAACAAAGTTAACTGGACCCCATACAGGCGTTGGTATCATGCCGATGACGTTGCCATCTGTCAGACCTATATTGATCTATACCGTAAAGAAAAGCGCCAGGAGATGCTACAACCGACGATTGATACCATAGCAAAATTTATTGCCAATCCTTATCCTGTAAAACGGATTGAAGTGATCAAATGGTGGTGGTGCGATGCATTATTCATGGGACCTCCCGTACTTATTAAATTAGGTGTGACCACCGGTAACGAGGAATATTTCAAGAAAAACGATGAATATTATAAAGAGTGTTATGAGTTGTTATATAACAAAGAAGAAAAGCTCTTTGCCCGGGATTTGAATTATGTGATCAAGAATGACGGTAAAGACCGCTGGGAAGCGAATGGGAAAAAGATATTCTGGTCCCGTGGGAACGGCTGGGTAATGGGTGGCCTGGTCCGCATATTAAAAGAATTACCTGCCGATTATCCGGAACGTCCGTTCTATGAGAACCTATTCAAGGAAATGGCTGGAAAAATTGCATCCGTCCAGCAGGCTGACGGTCTTTGGCGGGCCAGTTTACTGGATCCCGATTCATATCCGGGAGGAGAAGTAAGTGGTTCCGGTTTCTTTTGCTATGCATTGGCCTGGGGTATCAACAATAAATTACTGGATAAAAAAACATACCTGCCGGTAGTGGAAAAAGCCTGGATCGCACTTAATGGCTGTGTCAATGAAGAAGGGCGCGTCGGATGGGTACAACCGATTGGTGCCGACCCAAGAAAGAACTTCAATGCGGACAGTTGGGAAGTCTACGGAACAGGAGCTTTCCTGCTTGCCGGCAGCGAAGTAATTAAATTAAAACGATAA